TACACACAAATtcgttctgctcgtgtttcatgaatgagctTTACATGTCGTGCGGGAAAATGACTTGTCATTGTCTTGTCCAGTATTGGCAACACAAGAAACATCCCACAGCCGTAGAATTGGAAGCCTAATGAAATGATGGAAGTGTTGATGTTTTGTGtccttttctttcatttctacaGTGTCATCTAGTATAAGCAGTATAGGAGAGTCAGTGTCTGTACAATTAACATCACAACATGAAAAAAGCAGGTACATCTTTTACCTTACCGCCACTTCATTCCTCATAGTAACAGATCTTGGTTACGTTATatcaaatttaaaatgaatttttttgGGGATAGATGTACATATGATTTGAATGTGGatcatccaatcagaatttaGAATCATtagttttatttacatgttAACTGTTTGAGTTATATAGTTTTAAATGCGTTTAAAAGAGAAAAGTGCCGCCCATTTAATTCACTGGATTATCTGAAAATGCCACAAGGATCATTTTCCCCTAAATTTTAAATttatgtgacaaaaaaacagtatttacAGCCGTTACACTTGATATAGTATTATATAAATACTACTCTTGGAATGATTCTGTATTGTATAAAGCTGTATATACGGTGTATATATTCACAAACAAAGGTCaatgtcttgtcttgttttttaactACCGTGAATATCTTCTCTTAGTGTCCGCTCTAATTTTTCATCGCCCGCGGCAGCGACACGTACAGATGGTGCTACAGCGGTCGCTCAGGCGGTTTTGGAAACACAGGAGGGACTACAAGGTGCGTTTTGGTTTGATGCTGACCCGTTTGTGACGTCATCCACTTCTCCAGACACGCCATCTCCACATCCAGCAGATCCATGACACAGAAAGAGACAAAAGAAGCTGACAAACGCCATAGAAACAGCCAGACGACTTAAGCTCTCGTTCCAAATCCGTGTGATTGTTTGTCTTGACAGCAGGCCAGGACGTGCAAAGTTCACTGGTTGTGCTGTAAAATGTTCTTCTGATGTAACCGAAGCTGACGTGTTGCGTGATTACTGATAAAAGAAGTTAGTTCAGCCGTATTTTAGTTTCACAACGTGACCCGTTCGTGATTGATAAAGAATGGATAAAAGTCAAAACTAGACGTTATATACGAAAATGGAGATGTGTGGTTGAGGAGACGGAAATATTAAGCCTTGTTTCAAAAGCTTACGAGTATATTTCTTTTGGGCTGTTCGTGTTAATCGAAGGGAAATCTTACTATGCGTTTGTCTGGATGTGTAGAGGCGAGAAGCGTTCAGGAGACCCCAGACAAGCTGCTTACAGCGGAGGAGAGCACATCGAGAGGAAAGAGGAAGTTAGATGAAACTTCTCAGCCGTCTGGTGAGCACTGACGTTTCGAGTTCAATCCAGACGTCGACAACGAACTTTTGAGATTGAAATGTTTGCAGCATTTCTTTGTGTTTGATGTCGGTGTCAACAGCCTCAGAATCGGACGTCTCGGAGCAAACCTCAGATGTCCCAGAGCAGTCCAAACCCAAGAAGAACCGCTGCTTCACCTGCCGCAAGAAAGTGGGACTCGCTGGTACGGACACTAAATATAGTTCACATTCGTGTCTTGGAGCCCATGTTGACTTAAAATTGTGTTTATACTACAGATCTGTTCTTGTTTCTGTCAGGCTTCGGTTGCCGGTGCGGTCTCTTGTTTTGCAGCGTTCACAGATACTCGGACATTCACAGCTGTAGTTTCGACTACAAGGCAGACGCCgcagagaaaataagaaaagaaaATCCTGTGGTCGTCGGGGAGAAAATCAAAAAGATTTAAGATGCTTGGGGGAAAGAAGTTGTGCATGCCACAATGAAAAGCATTTGCAAGATTTGTTAGTCCGTGTGTCATTTTACCTCTCGGATGTCTTTACTTACAGATTAATGGGGTATATAAACcactaaatatttatataattgcaATAATAATTTAATTCGTTTTTTTCTGATATTCTGAGACAATTAGTTGGCTGTGCATTTCTGTGAACAAAGCTTGCATGTTGACAGAATGTGTCTTTTTGTTCTACTTTCTTTAAAGAAGGATTGTAAGGATTAGTTTAATATTAAAAGACATAAGGTTTGCCACAGTGCCAGTTTTTGCCCTTTCAAGAATAACGGGGTTATGCAAGTGATTACAGACAACaaatggttgtgtgtgtgtgggttcaCACAGTTGCTGGAATAACTCATGTTTTGCACttcattacaattttttttagtttgagTGAAAGTTGTGTGACAGAAATGAGAGtgctttatttatgtttgtgcatGCACTATGTTCAtgttcaataaaattttacACATCACTGTCGTAAGAGATGTAGCCTTGTCATATTCGTCGTCGTCATATCTTCGTAATTTTGTTAGGACAATAATAACAGTAGGCTATACAGACACGaccgtgatgacgtcacgcccACCGTGTCTTTCTATGtataaaaaaagcaaaagacGTAAGTTTAAAATTTATGAAAAGCAAAAACAgcgtattttgttttgttttgtatgcttttatgatatataaaataaagtttgatTTGAAATGTGAAGTACGGTAGCGTAATAAGTGATCTATAACGATATCGCGTGCTTTATCGCTATTCTACGGTTCATTTAATCCACATTTCTGCTGAGTCACGTTGAATAGCGTTCACGGTTTTTATGAAGTGCACTTGAAGTAGGGTGGACAGAAGAGCACGGCGCTGATTGGCTCGCTGGCTTCGTCACGTGACACGGTCCTATGGCTGCAGCGCACATCTGGAGGAGGTTAATCCTCGCGCTGTTACTCACTCTGAAGAGTATACACGAGTATAACTGCAACTTGAACATGTCTTTCATCAAAGTGCACGAAACGTCGGACTTTTCCTATCACAACCTGCCTTACGGAGTTTTCTCCACGTCTGATAGTGTGAGTGTAATAATGCATGCTTCTTTCTTCTTTAACCGTTTTGTCTCGTAGGGTCACGAAAGTGTAAAAACGTACAACtttgtttgaaaataataagTTACAAAAATAATAACGGTTACATGTAAAATGAAGAAACACGTGAATAAGATGATGGTTCTGACTCCGCACTATATTTCTGGGTCATAATAAAAAACGTTTACAATAATAAAGCTATGGATTCTATacttttactgtaaaacaatggttgctacacttttactataataaagtcATGATTTTATACTTTTACTATAAGAACACCTACTtataatacacaaaaaaacactttgaactTTATTGCATGTTGTCACGTGGCATCCATCCTGAAATGTTAATTTTCCAATTCAGTTTTTTAACTCAAAGTGTTATgcttatatatataatttgtggTTAAAATATCTATGGATATGTAACAGCCCAGGCACCGAATCGGTGTTGCCATCGGAGATCAAATTTTGGACCTCAGTGTCATAAAGCATCTTTTTAATGGACCGGCTCTGAAGTCCCACCAAGATGTTTTTGAACAGGTGAGCTTTATAACTTCATTTTGTAGATGCTGTTGGTCTTTTCGTGTTACAATCGATTGAAACATGTTTGTGTGGTTTTCAAAAGCCAACACTCAATGCTTTCATGGCTCTGGGTTATGATGCTTGGAGAGAAGCGAGAAAGTCTCTGCAGACGCTTCTGGCTGCAAATGAGTCGACGCTACGCGATGACGTCAGTTTAAGAAGCAGGTGCACATGCATTTTGCGTAAACATGCATATTCTTCCATTTTATGTTAAATGATGCATCAAATTATCTTCATAGTTAATTGTTTTTTAGTATTTGGTGTGAACTGGTAAAATCTGAGATCTGTGTGGTCAGAATGACCCAAATGATGCTCACACGCAGTTTGTCAATTTTTTCTGATTTCCTCATCCATCCATTGCTTTATTTAAATCAGGAGTTTAATTTCTCTTTCTGATTGGTTTGTGATCTCCAGGGCGTTTGTTCATCAGAGTTCAGCTGTCATGCATCTCCCAGCTGAGATCGGTGAGTGTTACagataacacacacactgacttaCACTCAACATGAAATGCCACATGAAACCTAACAGGATATTTcctttgaataaaatgaagataGCATTAGATTTTATTCATGTGGAATTTGATTGACCAGAATAAAGCCGTGTGGTTGGAGGGGAGGACGAGTGTGTGATGTCAGcatatatcaaatatatattcatattaatacataatacattttaatgcataattgtaataaaaatactaCTATTTGATATTTGTGTATTAGTTTGTTTCATAAGCTGCACTGAGTTTTCTGTAAATACATGTGGCTTTGTTTAAGTGTCTTAATAACCACTAGAGGGCcccatttgattttaaaaatcacTGTAAACCAATAGAAGTTGCCAATACTCAAAAACTGAAGGCAACTTTTTGAGTTTTAGAGGttcttggtttaagtaagcagaactttcaaatttttattaatattaaattaaagttCTTAataagtcttagtaagtgtgacttaaatgtttaatgtagcATCCCACAGCCTAAGCACATGCAtcactcttctaaacaatggtaaccacaaaaatgagaaatatgtcaaactcttccaaatatccaaGATAAGTGAACAtcaaacactaacaagtctttaactttactgaaaagcacataaaataatcatatttaaaaATTTACTCCcctaatgcagtctgacgcaaagcatgctgggaattggaaatccttATCGACCAATTGTGTTGTACGTAcatctttaaattaaataaatcgtACAAGAGTTAAACAGAGTTAAAActtcaagttaatcaaaaataatcattatactttactcaaaagtacAAAAGTGTTTCAGGAACTTAAATTTTTAAGTAAGTAGAACTTTgtcataaaattaaatttacattacttaatctgtttgattatttcgAGCATTTGGGTTGACAAATATTTGAACTACAATAGAGATCAATCATAGTCTTGCTTTGTCTTAGGAGCTACCTACTTTTGCTTTGGTAAACTTTATGctttttaagaaatgtaaaacttaaaaatcTACTTTTGCCTTAtattgaaagaatgttagctgTTCAAACGTAATAAACCATAAATAATATTTGCATAAtaaatttatattgtttttcatcTAATTGCTATTTATGTACTTTAGGACGACAAACTTCAAGTAAATGATTGAATTTACTTGaattaataaatatgtttagttttgggtgcactgtccctttaatgtccCTTTAGTTTGTGAACTTGTTCCAATcttcttcaaaaatattttccatCGACTTTTATTCTCTTTTCACTTCAACAGGAGACTACACAGACTTTTACTCATCAAAAGATCACGCCACCAATGTTGGAATAATGTTCCGTGGAAAAGAGAACGCCTTGATGCCCAACTGGTACGTGACAGGTTATTCATATTCCTCGCCCTCCTAAACACTAACCCCTAAATCAAGCGTGCTGCCACTTTAGTGTGCGAAATCATGCTGACTCACCAACTCCTGTTGACTTGATATTTCACGAGTATTTTTTTCCCTTACCAGCCGTACGGGTTACAGTTTAAAAGAGCCAGCAAAGTTCCTACAAGTTATTCCCGTAAACATTCCCTTCATTCATTTCGCCTGTCACGCTAAATAATGCACCTGCATTTTCCAACTCGCTGCGGAAAATGTCTTCTAGCGATAACTCTTACCTCCAAAACAGGACTGGGTTTATTTTCTCAAAGGAAGAGTTATTTGCTCGGGGGTGGAACAAGTACATTTTGGAAAGTTTTTAGCTTAACTGGAACACAGCTCCCACCTGATGATCCCCACGGCTTTGTGAATGTGTCATCGGGCCTTTGCAGATCCGTGTCGCTCCCTCAGAGAAGAATGAGACGTGGTTTGGAGGAAAATCTATAAGTTGATGAACATTTGGCTGAAGTCCTGGACTTGACCTGCGGTTTTGTGGTGTGATGTTTGTGGTTGAGGTGATTATGCGGTGTAGGAGGATAAAGATGATGCGTGTCATTTTTACTCTCTTTTGTCTCACTTTCAAAAGTAATTCACTTGTAGATTGATTTCACTGAAAAGTGTAAACACTGTTGCTTTGTGCGAGCTTTTATCAGCATCATGATCAGCCAATGATGTAAGTTTGGGGCGGGGCTATCTGTTTATCGACCAATGAAAGATGGAAAACACGTCTGCTATTTTTGCTATTCCGATTGAGTATGGAAATGTTGGAAAGGCACATTGGGTTTATACAGTATGAATTATGAATTAAAAGCCTGTAACCGCAGGTTAAGGTTACCAGTGGGGTATCATGGGAGAGCTTCGTCTGTGGTGGTGTCTGGAACACCAATCAGAAGACCTCAAGGACAGATGAGACCAGACCCAGGTAAACATGCacaactgtatatatacatgcaCGTAATATACGGGTGACCCTTTGGTTGAGAGCACTTGAAAAATGGCAATCATTACAAAAATACATAGAATAAATACAGTAATACGTTTTTTGTTGTGTAAAGTATACAAAATAATAAGTTTGATCAAGAGCAAACTTTCTCGTCCTTAAATTGTCTctgaaagctttaaaaaaactgaCGTTGTTGGAAgagtttgaaaatgttttagCATATTCAAAACAGCTGAAAATCTATttggagaaaaaataaaaagctagTGCAGTTGTTAGTATAGTTTCGGTTTTCATGATCTTACTTGAAAACAATTACATTGGTCATGAGATTGAGACATTCATTTGTCTTTGATCTTTTGATACAGTGtttgtaagttactctgaaaaagtaattaattactagttactaattacacattcaatagtgtaattagattactgtacaaattactctctccaaaaagtatttagttacttattaataattactttctatatcttatatcaacagtgattagttaagtgagtcaaggatagacataaaacgactctcaattcattcaaataaatcatataaaactacataaagtacaattattaactgaaatgtataacaaatgtgagaaagatacattaatgcgtgcattttaaagttagatttagaattttaatgtcaattccactattgtatacattacatagtatttaattcagttacatcagaagtaactgtaatttaattacagaacaaataagagtaatcccttactttacttttttaagggaaaagtaattaaattacattaaattaattacttagtaactagttacacccaacactgttttgATATACAGTAAGAGGTCATTGTACTACGAAAActctaaaaaaagttatttttattaaaacaaagctATGAAAACGCTTTTGTCTCGGTATGATGTCATAGTGCAACCAAAGACCTCCTTTGAAAAagatcaacgcctacttctacATCATTTTTGCTTTAGCCCCGCCCACCGATTTGCACGTGTAGTAGAGAGACGCAAACAATTCATCGACCAAGAAAATAACTTTGGCGCCTTTGAAGATTTCAAGAAGTGCGGTGTCTTGGCATTGCCTTCCTTGTGATCCTAACATTAGACAAGCAATAACAAAGCCTGATAAATGAAAGCATGTACTGTGTATTCTATATATAAATATCATGCCCGTGAATTAGTGAATTATGTCGAGAAATCTTGATCCGTTTTGGTTTGTTTGATAAAGCTTATCTCTCCTTCAGCCCAGCCGCCGGTTTTCGGGCCAAGCAAACAGCTGGATATCGAGCTGGAGATGGTGAGTTTCATTTGATAAAGTTCATTAATTCATAGCCCAGCATCTGTCTGTTAACATCAGAGGATGCAGCTTCGGTCTTCTCCAGATATATATTCTGAAGTTATACACATCTCTTTCATTtccattgtttttaaaacaaagctCAATTTATTCAATTGCACAGTACAGTAGTATTATATTATATCGTTACGAATTTATATGGTTTGTTAATTTATGTAGAGTTAGGAATGGGATTAAAAGTAACATCTCAACATATTTTTCACCATTTGCCTTATATTCAATACATTCTTGATATCAATGTATTTACTTTAAAGTGTATTGAACAGTAATTTCAATATAGTTATCTCTCAAgtgttttatatacataaattaTAGTAAAAACTTAGTTACAAATAATCAAGgcacatgtttttttctaagtAAACAAGGAAATTGATATTCAACAATGATGTTTATGTtcacaaaaatataatatatatattatttatacaaGTACAATAAATGCAagcaatgttttgattttttctAATTTCCATTAAAACTTTTGAATATTCgaaaaacaaacatgtataAACTTGCGTATTGTTTAATGATGACTTTAACAATTGTTCATACAACAATAATTTTTTCagtattttgttatttgttgttttccagaaaaaaataaagcacatAAATGCAATGGCCTTATGAGTGGTTAAAGGCTCTTGcaaacattttgatgtttttgggATATGCGCCATAATGAGTCTAAATAAGAGGAATGTTCTACATTGAGTCGTGGTTTCTGTGCACATGCTGCATATGAGTATAAGGATGAAGGATGAGAGTTCTCTGTCTTCATCTCTCAGGCGTTTTTTGTGGGAAAAGGCAACAAACTGGGAGAGCCCATCCCGCTGGAGAAGACCCACGAGCACATCTTCGGCATGGTGTTAATGAACGACTGGAGCGGTGAGACCCAATAACATGTTCACGTCATCAAAACATAATCTCCAGAATATCCAAATAAAAtctgattttattattaatgacaTTAAGATGaatgagttttaatgttgaTATTCGTTGTTGTATCTAACATCTATCACCATCTGTCGAAATAAATCAGAGCAGTTTTAATTTAATGGATAACTTCTTCACTTTATTTATCCTTcaaattcacacaaaaaaagaaagtgatAATATCTCAGAAATATATCATAGAACT
This region of Triplophysa rosa linkage group LG1, Trosa_1v2, whole genome shotgun sequence genomic DNA includes:
- the zfand6 gene encoding AN1-type zinc finger protein 6 is translated as MAQETNQTQGPLLCANGCGFYGNPRNNGMCSVCYKDALQRQNNSERSSEPVSSSISSIGESVSVQLTSQHEKSSVRSNFSSPAAATRTDGATAVAQAVLETQEGLQEARSVQETPDKLLTAEESTSRGKRKLDETSQPSASESDVSEQTSDVPEQSKPKKNRCFTCRKKVGLAGFGCRCGLLFCSVHRYSDIHSCSFDYKADAAEKIRKENPVVVGEKIKKI
- the fah gene encoding fumarylacetoacetase codes for the protein MAAAHIWRRLILALLLTLKSIHEYNCNLNMSFIKVHETSDFSYHNLPYGVFSTSDSPRHRIGVAIGDQILDLSVIKHLFNGPALKSHQDVFEQPTLNAFMALGYDAWREARKSLQTLLAANESTLRDDVSLRSRAFVHQSSAVMHLPAEIGDYTDFYSSKDHATNVGIMFRGKENALMPNWLRLPVGYHGRASSVVVSGTPIRRPQGQMRPDPAQPPVFGPSKQLDIELEMAFFVGKGNKLGEPIPLEKTHEHIFGMVLMNDWSARDIQAWEYVPLGPFLGKNFGTTISPWVVPVEALMPFVEANPVQDPEPLPYLRHDDPYTFNINLFVDVKGEGMRDAATICKSNFKYMYWTMKQQLAHHTVNGCNVRPGDLLASGTISGPDPDSFGSMLELSWRGSKTIDLSNGETRTFLKDGDEVTLTGYCEGRGYRVGFGRCEGKIIPALQQ